Proteins from one Acomys russatus chromosome 12, mAcoRus1.1, whole genome shotgun sequence genomic window:
- the LOC127196604 gene encoding transmembrane protein 232-like: protein MFPYPDFFTKADKKLAEVIDHHWQRDMEIRKQEEAACEAQRQKDEEKKEKVHFQEIMKQRERKLNRKTKPYELTSLEKKSDPGKESGPVEANKTANLAK, encoded by the exons ATGTTTCCATATCCAGATTTCTTCACCAAGGCGGATAAGAAATTGGCAGAAGTCATTGATCATCat TGGCAAAGAGATATGGAGATCCGAAAGCAAGAAGAAGCTGCGTGTGAGGCCCAAAGAcagaaagatgaggagaaaaaggagaaagtccACTTTCAAGAAATTATGAAgcagagggaaaggaaactgAACAGAAAAACCAAGCCTTACGAACTCacttcattagaaaagaaaagtgacCCAGGAAAGGAAAGTGGACCCGTGGAAGCGAACAAGACAGCAAACCTAGCGAAGTGA